The Salvia miltiorrhiza cultivar Shanhuang (shh) chromosome 1, IMPLAD_Smil_shh, whole genome shotgun sequence genome has a window encoding:
- the LOC131022138 gene encoding uncharacterized protein LOC131022138, which produces MPPRRVNRNIPENEEEPREPTPPPPPQDRRVEELFLRQNPPTFAGTGDPAEMEEWIHAMERIFRFLRCNDAERLMCVSYQLKGTADYWWEAKQKTMAPEQLDELTWELFKTALCKKFIPRSYRKKKEMEFTTLKQGNKTVVEYDRLFCDLARYAPYRVDTDEKMSELFCAGLRQEIRVVLASQTALSYAEALNRALDMELAMQPEKATHAPTPPSGHYTQASNTPYSNQGQKGKRKWDNHRNDGKKPWQGQNVQPPFVKGDKSFYGGPATSHPGHQGIPPCPKCNKLHTGVCRDGNPNCFTCGKPGHYSSQCPNRQQGMSGGRPNQFPTPQLRAMEGILPLPQPLQQQPFRRPNQPHKQLPAPQAGRPQQYQRMYAINQKNQDKNQGNLTGIGELKGVPIVILFDTGASHSFISHTCVDTLELNVEPAQLHLRVATPVGKFTTVTHVCPNLEFELGPLKLKAKTLRLMRMWTTDIILGMDWLAEHHAVIQCEQRRISFQPPGEEPTCFYAINRKWKKTPIISAVQANKILKEKGATAYLVYLNQEEEAQIKIEDVPVVREYQDVFPDVLPGLPPNRQLEFTIDLEPGAAPISKAPYRMAPAELQELKLQLQELLDMGFVRPNDILIYSKNEMEHEEHLRTVLEKLRAEKLYAKYSKCKFWLREVNFLGHVISAAGIKVDPAKVQAVREWRSPTTPHEIRSFLGLAGYYRRFIQDFSKIAKPITHLLKKEVKFLWTDECEQSFQELKKRLTTAPARPTSWQMP; this is translated from the exons ATGCCTCCACGAAGAGTGAATAGAAATATACCCGAGAATGAGGAAGAACCCAGAGAAcctacgccgccgcctccacctcaaGATAGGAGAGTGGAAGAACTTTTCTTAAGACAGAACCCACCGACTTTCGCAGGCACGGGAGACCCTGCCGAAATGGAAGAATGGATTCATGCTATGGAAcgaatctttcgatttttgagATGCAACGACGCAGAACGTCTTATGTGCGTGTCTTACCAGTTGAAAGGAACCGCCGACTATTGGTGGGAAGCAAAGCAGAAAACTATGGCCCCGGAGCAGTTAGATGAACTCACTTGGGAGCTTTTTAAGACTGCTCTGTGTAAGAAGTTCATACCCAGaagttataggaaaaagaaagagatggagtttaCTACCTTAAAGCAAGGGAATAAGACTGTAGTGGAGTACGATCGACTATTCTGCGATCTGGCCCGCTATGCACCGTATAGAGTGGATACGGATGAGAAGATGTCCGAGTTGTTTTGCGCCGGACTGAGGCAAGAGATAAGAGTGGTATTAGCAAGTCAAACGGCACTTTCCTATGCCGAGGCCTTGAACAGAGCTCTAGATATGGAGCTAGCAATGCAGCCGGAGAAAGCAACACACGCACCAACGCCTCCATCAGGCCATTacacgcaagcatcaaacactcCCTACTCTAATCAAGGACAGAAAGGAAAACGCAAATGGGATAATCATAGAAATGACGGCAAGAAGCCATGGCAAGGCCAGAATGTTCAGCCTCCCTTCGTGAAGGGCGATaagtctttttatggtggaCCAGCGACGTCACACCCCGGACACCAAGGGATACCCCCTTGTCCTAAGTGCAACAAGTTACACACAGGAGTGTGCAGAGATGGAAACCCGAATTGTTTCACTTGTGGAAAACCAGGGCATTACTCGAGCCAGTGCCCCAACCGACAGCAagggatgagtggaggaagacCCAATCAGTTTCCAACCCCACAGCTCAGGGCAATGGAAGGAATTCTCCCTCTACCTCAACCACTACAGCAACAACCTTTTCGCCGTCCAAATCAGCCTCATAAGCAGCTACCTGCACCGCAAGCAGGAAGACCACAGCAATATCAAAGGATGTATGCTATCAATCAGAAGAATCAGGATAAGAACCAAGGAAACCTAACAGGTATTGGGGAACTGAAAGGTGTACCCATTGTTATTCTCTTTGATACAGGagcatcacattctttcatctcaCATACCTGTGTGGATACATTAGAGTTGAATGTAGAACCAGCCCAGTTACACTTAAGGGTAGCCACTCCCGTAGGGAAGTTCACCACCGTTACACATGTGTGTCCTAACTTGGAATTCGAATTAGGACctcttaagcttaaggctaagaCGTTGAGACTAATGCGAATGTGGACCACAGAcatcattttgggaatggattggttagcaGAACACCATGCGGTGATACAGTGCGAGCagagacggatatcattccagccaccaGGCGAGGAACCCACATGTTTTTATGCCATCaatagaaaatggaagaagacacctATCATCTCTGCAGTGCAAGCGAACAAGATACTAAAAGAAAAGGGCGCGACAGCCTATTTAGTATACTTGAACCAAGAAGAGGAAGCACAAATAAAGATTGAAGATGTACCTGTAGTGCGGGAGTATCAAGACGTTTTCCCTGACGTTCTACCAGGTCTACCCCCGAACCGACAATTGGAATTCACGATCGATTTGGAGCCTGGAGCAGCACCAATATCCAAAGCACCATATAGGATGGCACCAGCAGAATTGCAAGAACTGAAGTTGCAACTACAAGAGTTGTTGGACATGGGATTCGTTCGACCCA ACGACATCTTGATTTACTCAAAGAATGAGATGGAACATGAAGAGCACCTTAGAACAGTGCTAGAGAagctaagagctgaaaagctttatgctaagtatAGCAAATGTAAGTTTTGGCTACGAGAAGTCAATTTCTTAGGCCACGTCATTTCAGCTGCAGGAATCAAAGTGGATCCTGCCAAAGTTCAAGCAGTGcgagaatggagatcaccaacgacaCCTCACGAAATTCGTAGCTTTCTAGGGTTAGCAGGCTACTACCGTCGTTTTATACAAGATTTCTCCAAAATAGCCAAGCCTATAACTCATCTgctcaagaaagaagtcaaattctTGTGGACAGACGAATGCGAACAAAGctttcaagaattgaagaagaggttgACCACCGCCCCA gcaaggccaacgtcgTGGCAGATGCCTTGA